In Leucobacter sp. CX169, a single genomic region encodes these proteins:
- a CDS encoding S8 family serine peptidase, with protein MLGAALLMGTPLAAGAVPNRAVLSGDERAAGLWYADRMKFDQIREQGLTGKGMTIAVIDSAINLEAPELQGADIEVRGQFCKNKETGEEPPAVSTDLARSHGTDVVSMLVGNGVAGDGGVGTRGIVPEAKILFYAVGLPMEAQAKDGSTACEAYNPVTGTFESDDPRESSDTAEWPILDPDALAARQAVEDGVDVISISRAASVFTSGWELAQIHAMRAGVPIVASTPNPTGEETYELKLPFGMNGVVAVGGVDVEGNVIRGLNMFGEVADAEGSSNLAVSGPAFELLSPSGSEGWGPSLASGTSIATPLIAGTIALGLEKYPEATAFQVLQSLIRNTGKVVDAEPVWSGREYGYGIVNPVSMLAVDPTQYPDENPLFVVSLDDPRCGVNPADYDDCDWALMLPTAKDVWPKESGGGNSGAEAENPFGSGILMATMVAGAVVLLAAGVTVPLIVARSKKKRKNLGEPSATSVGR; from the coding sequence GTGCTTGGCGCAGCGCTATTGATGGGCACGCCGCTGGCAGCAGGCGCAGTCCCCAACCGGGCAGTGCTTTCAGGTGATGAGCGCGCAGCAGGCCTTTGGTATGCCGATCGGATGAAGTTTGATCAGATTCGCGAGCAGGGACTGACGGGCAAGGGCATGACGATTGCGGTCATTGATTCCGCAATCAACTTGGAGGCCCCAGAGCTCCAAGGGGCTGACATTGAGGTGCGCGGACAGTTTTGCAAGAACAAGGAAACGGGTGAAGAACCTCCTGCGGTCAGCACGGACCTTGCGCGAAGCCACGGAACGGACGTCGTCTCCATGCTTGTCGGTAATGGCGTCGCTGGTGATGGCGGTGTTGGCACAAGAGGTATCGTCCCTGAGGCAAAGATCCTCTTCTACGCTGTTGGCCTCCCGATGGAAGCCCAAGCAAAGGATGGATCTACTGCGTGTGAGGCCTACAACCCGGTTACCGGCACTTTTGAATCCGATGACCCAAGAGAATCGAGCGATACGGCGGAATGGCCAATACTCGACCCTGATGCACTGGCAGCGCGGCAAGCGGTCGAAGACGGTGTGGATGTAATTAGCATTTCGCGAGCGGCATCCGTATTTACGTCCGGCTGGGAACTGGCTCAGATACATGCGATGCGTGCGGGCGTCCCAATTGTCGCCTCAACCCCGAACCCCACGGGCGAAGAGACGTATGAACTCAAACTCCCCTTCGGCATGAACGGAGTTGTCGCCGTGGGCGGGGTCGATGTTGAAGGCAACGTGATTCGTGGACTCAACATGTTTGGCGAGGTCGCAGACGCAGAGGGGTCTTCCAACCTGGCCGTGAGTGGACCAGCATTTGAACTGCTGAGCCCCTCGGGTTCAGAGGGCTGGGGCCCATCCTTGGCCAGTGGCACTTCCATCGCCACGCCGTTGATTGCAGGAACTATCGCATTGGGATTGGAAAAGTATCCGGAAGCAACGGCTTTTCAAGTACTGCAATCGTTAATTCGCAATACGGGCAAGGTTGTCGACGCTGAGCCAGTTTGGTCGGGGCGAGAATACGGCTATGGCATTGTGAATCCCGTTTCAATGCTCGCAGTTGATCCGACACAGTATCCGGATGAGAACCCGCTCTTTGTGGTGAGCCTTGATGACCCCCGCTGCGGCGTTAACCCGGCAGATTACGACGATTGCGATTGGGCCCTCATGCTTCCAACGGCCAAGGATGTCTGGCCGAAAGAATCCGGTGGAGGGAATAGCGGCGCAGAGGCTGAGAATCCGTTTGGCAGCGGTATTTTGATGGCAACGATGGTGGCTGGCGCGGTAGTTCTCCTCGCAGCTGGTGTGACTGTGCCTCTTATAGTGGCGCGATCAAAGAAGAAGCGAAAGAACTTAGGCGAGCCAAGTGCAACAAGCGTTGGGAGATAG
- a CDS encoding S8/S53 family peptidase, which produces MLVALLVAAPAAASALTVRTELSPDERAAGLWYADRMKFDQIREQGLTGKGVTIAVVDDAINLDAAELRGADIEVRGQYCENADTGESLPAISDDLNRSHGTSVVAMLVGNGVAADGGPGTLGIVPDAKILFYSADSKQVNKNGVTVCEAVDPDTGELQKDFTALPDDPMEAPITVGSAFAVSRAVEDGADIVSISSVASIWEGPVWALAEAQALRAGVPIVAGTSNPRMGRSVEEAMPYALNGVVAVGGVDNDGNVIRGQNTYGTDIEDAPGSKNLAFAAPGYEILAPAGNESWGPSLASGTSLATPLVAGVIALGIEKYPGTSAFQVLQAMIRTTGGEGISEPEWNGPTYGYGIVKPVAMLAVDPSQFPDENPLFVTSLTDPRCGSNASTFDECAWAIMMPLPDEVWPPNAVPGSVDTPSEGTGINAVLLLAAVFILLLLIAAVVTIVIVRSISRRASR; this is translated from the coding sequence ATGCTGGTCGCGCTCCTTGTTGCCGCGCCTGCTGCGGCGTCGGCGCTCACCGTTCGCACCGAACTTTCGCCTGACGAGCGCGCGGCAGGTCTTTGGTACGCCGATCGGATGAAGTTTGATCAGATTCGTGAGCAAGGCCTCACGGGTAAGGGCGTGACGATCGCAGTTGTCGATGACGCCATTAACCTCGACGCAGCAGAGCTTCGCGGGGCAGATATCGAAGTCCGCGGTCAGTATTGTGAGAATGCCGATACAGGAGAGTCGCTTCCCGCGATTTCTGATGACCTGAACCGCAGCCACGGAACAAGTGTGGTGGCAATGCTCGTGGGAAACGGCGTGGCTGCCGATGGAGGACCCGGCACGCTGGGTATTGTGCCCGACGCCAAGATTCTCTTTTACTCCGCCGACTCGAAGCAGGTAAATAAGAACGGCGTCACTGTATGTGAAGCAGTCGACCCAGACACCGGTGAACTCCAGAAGGATTTCACTGCGTTGCCAGATGATCCGATGGAGGCTCCCATTACCGTTGGGTCCGCGTTTGCGGTGAGCCGGGCGGTGGAAGATGGTGCTGACATCGTAAGTATTTCCAGCGTAGCTTCGATTTGGGAAGGTCCCGTCTGGGCTCTGGCCGAGGCGCAGGCGTTGCGAGCCGGGGTGCCGATCGTGGCAGGAACTTCGAATCCGCGGATGGGCCGTTCAGTGGAGGAAGCTATGCCGTACGCGCTGAACGGCGTCGTTGCGGTCGGCGGTGTCGACAACGATGGGAATGTAATCCGAGGTCAGAACACGTACGGTACCGACATCGAGGATGCTCCCGGGTCAAAAAACCTGGCATTTGCTGCGCCAGGGTATGAGATTCTGGCCCCTGCAGGGAACGAGAGCTGGGGGCCGTCGCTCGCTAGTGGCACCTCGCTCGCCACGCCCCTCGTCGCTGGAGTGATCGCGCTGGGGATCGAGAAGTATCCGGGCACAAGCGCGTTTCAGGTCCTGCAAGCGATGATCCGAACGACGGGCGGCGAAGGTATTTCTGAGCCCGAGTGGAACGGGCCAACGTATGGCTACGGCATTGTGAAGCCCGTCGCAATGCTCGCTGTCGATCCGTCCCAATTCCCTGACGAGAACCCGCTGTTTGTGACGAGCCTGACCGACCCGAGGTGCGGGAGCAACGCGAGCACCTTTGACGAATGTGCGTGGGCGATAATGATGCCGCTTCCGGACGAAGTGTGGCCGCCCAATGCGGTTCCAGGCTCCGTGGACACTCCGTCTGAGGGAACCGGGATCAACGCTGTGCTGCTTCTAGCCGCCGTGTTCATACTGCTGCTCCTTATCGCTGCCGTTGTGACAATCGTGATCGTACGATCCATCAGCCGTAGAGCCTCCAGATAG
- a CDS encoding FHA domain-containing protein, translating into MTYPPQQQPPMAPMAPPMAPRAGVPQTPPARAARPTTPTSARLAAALARSRAWARPAGAGARVAAFTTDLLVVLLIAALTWVFTKSLLVGVVVLLEAAVILAVLEARTGVTIGNLLLRMRTVRDDAPFSPGVARGAVRALVQGAGSLVGFVGGIAVAATSAADPMRMGRSVADRAGRTLVVKVPSNAERQAWVQGAEAWAASAQAMGAAQAPAVAHQASAGQQPAQPQRVEPSVAPMQHVAPAAQVPQQVQPQQRPQAQPQPQAHAQPQPQQRPQVQSPPQPAAQAQQPAVSMAQAPAGQAVPPILRAPAPARGPATGTVPPAAGNAHAMPAGVVPVDAPIATPPQPVRHVEVGEQLLLTFDTGQRAQLSIPVAVNLGRKPDRTEQDDQLVVVQDSEGTVSKTHLRLDYRGDSVWLTDLGSTNGSEILDDTGEGSLLAKGSRVRLEDGSRVRIGNRSFTVATVRGQG; encoded by the coding sequence ATGACCTACCCACCGCAGCAGCAGCCTCCGATGGCGCCGATGGCTCCGCCCATGGCACCCCGCGCCGGGGTGCCGCAGACCCCGCCCGCCCGCGCCGCCCGGCCGACGACCCCGACGTCCGCGCGTCTCGCCGCTGCGCTTGCGCGGTCCCGCGCCTGGGCCCGGCCGGCTGGCGCAGGCGCCCGCGTCGCCGCATTCACGACTGATCTGCTGGTCGTACTGCTCATCGCCGCGCTCACCTGGGTGTTCACGAAGAGCCTCCTCGTCGGCGTGGTCGTGCTGCTCGAGGCGGCCGTCATCTTGGCGGTGCTCGAGGCGCGCACCGGAGTGACGATCGGCAACCTGCTGCTGCGCATGCGCACGGTACGCGACGACGCCCCCTTCTCGCCGGGGGTGGCCCGCGGTGCGGTGCGCGCTCTGGTGCAGGGCGCCGGCAGCCTGGTTGGCTTCGTCGGCGGCATCGCGGTCGCCGCAACGAGCGCGGCCGATCCGATGCGGATGGGGCGCAGCGTCGCCGACCGCGCCGGCCGCACCCTCGTGGTGAAGGTGCCGAGCAACGCCGAGCGCCAGGCATGGGTGCAGGGTGCCGAGGCGTGGGCTGCCAGTGCGCAGGCGATGGGCGCGGCGCAGGCTCCGGCCGTCGCGCACCAGGCCAGTGCCGGGCAGCAGCCCGCGCAGCCGCAGCGCGTCGAGCCGTCGGTTGCGCCGATGCAGCACGTGGCGCCGGCCGCGCAGGTGCCGCAGCAGGTCCAGCCGCAGCAGCGTCCGCAAGCCCAGCCGCAGCCGCAGGCTCACGCGCAGCCGCAGCCGCAGCAGCGCCCCCAAGTTCAATCGCCCCCGCAGCCCGCGGCTCAGGCTCAGCAGCCGGCCGTTTCCATGGCCCAGGCGCCTGCAGGGCAGGCTGTCCCGCCGATCCTGCGCGCCCCGGCGCCCGCGCGCGGCCCAGCGACTGGCACGGTGCCGCCCGCAGCGGGCAACGCACACGCAATGCCCGCCGGAGTCGTGCCCGTGGACGCCCCGATTGCGACGCCGCCGCAGCCTGTGCGGCACGTCGAGGTGGGCGAGCAGCTGCTGCTGACCTTCGACACCGGGCAGCGCGCTCAGCTGTCCATCCCGGTGGCGGTGAACTTGGGGCGCAAGCCCGACCGCACCGAACAGGACGACCAGCTCGTGGTGGTGCAGGACTCGGAGGGCACGGTCTCGAAGACTCACTTGCGGCTCGACTACCGGGGCGACAGCGTCTGGCTGACGGACCTCGGGTCGACCAACGGCTCAGAGATCCTTGACGACACTGGCGAGGGTTCGCTGCTCGCAAAGGGGTCGCGCGTGCGGCTCGAAGACGGCTCGCGCGTGCGCATCGGCAACCGTAGCTTTACGGTCGCGACGGTGCGCGGCCAGGGCTAG
- a CDS encoding WXG100 family type VII secretion target, with amino-acid sequence MQSMSVQTAQVSALSGQIRSGAQGLRAEIERLESEVGKLRAAWSGESQAAYDTAQRKWTKSLTEMQMLLERIAGSTEEISQQYNQSDSRNAGRFSA; translated from the coding sequence ATGCAGTCAATGTCAGTACAGACCGCACAGGTCAGCGCCCTCTCCGGCCAGATCCGCAGCGGCGCACAGGGTCTTCGCGCCGAGATCGAGCGCCTCGAGTCCGAGGTCGGCAAGCTTCGCGCCGCGTGGAGTGGCGAGTCGCAGGCGGCGTACGACACCGCGCAGCGCAAGTGGACGAAGTCGCTGACCGAGATGCAGATGCTCCTTGAGCGCATCGCCGGCAGCACCGAGGAAATCTCGCAGCAGTACAACCAGAGCGACTCGCGCAATGCGGGCCGCTTCTCGGCGTAA
- a CDS encoding WXG100 family type VII secretion target, producing MAEVISAEEGALRKGQQAVAEAKAGIDQRTKKVRGEIEQLGGFWKGAAAVSFTQLMQRWDAETVNLNNVLIELENALRGTEQDQAATEESHQQAISGLGAMMGS from the coding sequence TTGGCTGAAGTAATCTCCGCAGAAGAGGGTGCCCTACGCAAGGGGCAGCAGGCCGTCGCGGAAGCGAAGGCCGGCATCGATCAGCGCACCAAGAAGGTTCGCGGCGAGATCGAACAGCTGGGCGGCTTCTGGAAGGGCGCGGCGGCAGTCTCGTTCACGCAGCTCATGCAGCGTTGGGACGCCGAGACCGTCAACCTGAACAACGTGCTCATCGAGCTTGAGAACGCACTGCGCGGCACTGAGCAGGATCAGGCCGCCACCGAAGAGTCGCACCAGCAGGCCATCAGTGGCCTCGGCGCGATGATGGGCTCCTAG